The following are from one region of the Jeongeupia sp. USM3 genome:
- a CDS encoding rhodanese-like domain-containing protein encodes MISEPFSLSGLQLRPCLAVIAKCLVAAAALGCVEQVSAVTSVEEALKDISPASGMCLRDAVGASSGTVSAIRPKPDLSCAIAPTELSPMLGRPELTLIDVRLRADYDAARIDGAMNLSVTDVRTKSFLRDKLLVLIGSGKSERELYVACAELKGQGFKQVKVLRGGMPAWWSLQRPPGGEPGAGQQVTPLTATELWAESQFDANLILLATSDAAMQRVLPAATRLPNDQSATVRAALDKKRKAKQSPLGVVLVLPPNASGTLIAQIREGIQPLPLLVYTGSAAQYSQQIAQQKAIWAAQERGPKKLGCGL; translated from the coding sequence ATGATCAGCGAACCGTTCAGCCTGTCAGGCTTGCAGCTCAGGCCTTGCCTCGCCGTTATTGCGAAGTGTCTGGTGGCGGCCGCCGCGCTTGGGTGCGTTGAACAAGTCAGTGCAGTGACCTCGGTCGAAGAGGCGTTGAAAGACATCTCGCCTGCCAGTGGCATGTGCTTGCGGGATGCGGTTGGTGCTAGCTCAGGCACTGTAAGCGCCATTCGCCCGAAACCGGACCTGTCGTGCGCGATCGCTCCGACCGAGTTGTCGCCCATGCTGGGACGACCCGAGCTCACGCTGATCGACGTGCGTCTGCGTGCCGATTACGATGCGGCGCGGATCGACGGCGCCATGAATCTCAGCGTGACGGATGTGCGTACCAAATCCTTCCTGCGCGACAAGTTGTTGGTCCTCATAGGCAGTGGTAAATCGGAACGGGAACTGTATGTCGCCTGTGCCGAGCTGAAAGGACAGGGATTCAAACAGGTCAAAGTCCTGCGTGGCGGCATGCCGGCCTGGTGGTCGCTCCAGCGACCACCAGGCGGAGAGCCCGGGGCTGGACAACAGGTGACCCCGTTGACGGCGACGGAGCTCTGGGCCGAAAGCCAGTTCGATGCGAACCTGATTTTACTGGCGACGTCCGACGCGGCCATGCAGCGCGTGCTGCCGGCTGCAACGCGCTTGCCTAATGATCAATCTGCGACAGTACGCGCTGCGCTCGACAAAAAAAGAAAGGCCAAGCAGTCGCCGCTCGGTGTCGTCCTGGTGCTGCCACCCAATGCGTCGGGAACCTTGATCGCGCAGATTCGCGAGGGGATTCAACCCCTGCCGTTGCTGGTCTATACCGGTTCCGCCGCCCAGTACTCGCAACAGATCGCCCAGCAAAAAGCGATCTGGGCGGCGCAGGAACGCGGCCCGAAGAAACTGGGCTGCGGTCTTTAG